The genome window CATCGACCCCGACGACCGCGGAATCCAGCCCGCGGGCCACCGCCGTGCCCTCGACAAAACCGAGCGGGCACTCGCCCTCGGCGACCGCCTCGCTGACGGCCGTCGAATTACAGGGACGCAGCAGCAGCCGGACCTGTGGGTTCAGCTTGTGGAACCGGGACGCCCACGACGGGAAGTACAGTTCCGCGACCGTATTGGAGACCGCGACGGTCAGTGACCGGGCGGCGTCCGGACGCGCTGCCCCGGCGGCCGCGCGGGAGAACCGGCCGGCCGCCTCAAGGTACTCGTGGGCGGCGTCCAGCACCGTCCGCCCCCGCTCCGTCGGTTCTGATCCAGCAATGCCCCGTTGGAAAACCTTCACCCCCAGGGTTTTCTCGGCGGACGCCACCCGGGCACTCACGGTCTGCTGGCTGAACCCCAGCGCTCGTGCCGCCGAGGCGATGCTGCGGTGCTCGTCGACGGCAATGAGGGTGACCAGCTGGTCGACCGGCGGCACATTGGGGTACATGGTGTCACTGTAGCCCCTACCGGTACTCCACCAGCACCGGCGAATGGTCACTCCACCGCAGGTCGTAGTCGGCGACCTTGTCCACCCAGGCCCGCTCCGCCCGCTCGAAAAGGGACTTCGTCGTCACCTGGTAGTCGATCCGCCAGCCCGCGCCGGTGTCGAAGGCTTTCCCGCGCCAGGTCCACCACGAGTACGGTCCCTCCGCCTCGTCCGCATGGAGCCGACGCAGCGCATCGAACCACTGCGGATCCGTCGGAGCTCCGGCCGCCACCCGCTCGAGTGCCACGGCACCCGGCACATAGTCCACCGCGCCGGAGAACTCCCCGGGGGCGCCCGCAGGATTACCGGTGCGTCCGGCATCGGTGGCGTCCCCCACCTGCGTCGCCGTATCGGGGAACGTCCCCAGCAGCGAATCCATGAAGGCGCGCTCGTCCGGCAGGAAGCCGGACTTCTTCCGGTTGGGACGCCAGTTCTTCAAGTCTGCCCGCCGGTGACAGATGTTCCAGTCGCCGCCGACGACCATCTCCTCCCCCGACCGCGCGGCGAGGTACGGGCCCAGGACATCGAGGAAGCGGTACTTCTCGTCCTGCTTCGCGGTCCCCTCCGCCCCCGAGGGCAAGTACATGCTCGCCACCCGGATCCCGGCGGTGGTCGCCTCGATCCATCGTCCCGCACCGGCGAATTCCTCCCCACCGGCAGCGTCCCCGAAACCGACCTGGACATCGGTGATCCCGTGGCGGGACAGGACCGCCACCCCGGCGCGCCCCTTCGCCTCCGCCTCGGCCTGCACCAGATTCCAGCCGGACGCCAGGGCCGGCGCCAGCGTCGCCTCGGTCTGCTCCGGGGTGGCACGGACCTCCTGGAGCAGCACGACATCGGCGGGCGTGTCGTCCAACCAGGGGAGGATGCCGGGATTGAGGTCGTTGCGCTGCTTGGCGGCGGCGCGGATGCCGTTGACGTTGACGGTGGCGACGGTGAGGCTCATGGCCCCCACACTAACGGGTGGCCTGCTGCCTCCGGGACAGCAGATGGGCGGGGATGAAGATCATCAGACCCGTCAGCGCCAGCCCCGCCCCCGCCAGCGCCGGAGCGGAGTAGGAGTAGCCGGCGCTGATGACCGCACCACCAATCGCCGCGCCAGAGGCGTTGGCGATATTGAACGCGGACTGGTTCATCGCCGCGGCGAGGTTCTGGGCTTTCCCCGCGACGTCCATGAACCGGGTCTGCATGACAATGACGAGGATGCCGCCGCCGACAGAGACCAGGCCGAACAGGAGGATCGCCAGGGGGGCAATGGTGCTGACGGCATAGAACGCCACCAGCATCACCGCCATCATGAGGAAGGCGCCGACGATCGAGCGGGGGATGTTCCAGTCTGCCAGGCGTCCGCCGATCGTGTTCCCGATGACCATGCCGATGCCGTAGACCATGAGCACGAACCACATCATCCCCTCCGGGTAGCCGGCCCGCTCGGTCATCGTCCAGGTGATGTAAGTGTAGACGCAGAACATGCCGCCGAAACCGATCGCCCCGGCGGCCAGGGTCAGCCATACCTGCGGGTTGACCAGTGCACCGGCCTCGGTCGACGGCCGGGTGACCGGCATGAGTGTCATATGTGGCATTGACATCCACAGTCCTGCCAGGCAGAGCAGTCCGATGAGGGCGACCACCCCGTAGGCGACGGACCAGCCCAGGACCGAGCCGATCCACTGTGCCGCGGGGACGCCGATGACGGTGGCGGTGGCCAGTCCCAGGGAGATCCGGGCGATGGCCTGGCCCCGTTTGCCCGGTTCCGCCATGGAGGCGGCGATGAGGTTGGCGACGGCGAAGAAGGCACCGTGCGGGAAGCCGGCGATGAAGCGTGCCAGCATGAGCATCCCGTAGGAGTGGGCGAACATGCTCAGTGCGTTGCCGAGGGTGAACGCCGCCATGAGGATGATGATGAGTCGACGGCGCGGGATCCGGCCGGTGAGTGTGGTGATCAGGGGGGCGCCGACGACGACGCCCATTGCGTAGGCCGTGACGACGTGGCCGGCCTGTGCCTCGGAGATGCCGAAGTCGTCGACGATGTAGCTCAGCAGCCCCATCGAGACGAATTCTGTGGTGCCGATGCCGAAGCCGCCGAGGGCGAGGGCGAGCATGGCGACGGGACGACGTCGGCGACCCATCTCGGTCTGCCGGGGAAGTGGTGTGCGGTGCGGATGCGGGACGTGGGTGCTCAGTTGTTCAAGCGTTGCAAGCATTTTTTTATCACCTTTTGTGGCCGAAAACCGGGGCGGAACCTCCGCCTGTGCCGTGTTTTCCGACATCGTCCGGACCCCCGTTTTCTTTCCGGGGTCTGTCCGGCGAGCGCCTATGGCACCACGTTCCCCGCCTTGTCGCAACCCCAAACCACGGTTGATGTGACCGGCGCGACAGGACAGATGGCCAGCATGTCCACCGGGCCCCCGCGACCGGTGTGGTCGAATAGTTTGCCGTATCATTGTTCCGTGGATTCTGGGTACCAAGACGAACTCAGACGACAATCAATGACGTGCAGCTGCATCCGGAGTGGTCCGAAGACCGTGTCGGCTCCCACTTCGGCACTAAAAATATAAGGGAGTATCCGCCCATGGCCAAAATCATTTACACCCGAACCGACGAGGCTCCGCTGCTGGCGACCTATTCCCTCCTCCCCGTGATCCAGGCCTTCGCCGGCACCGCCGGTGTAGAGGTCGAGACCCGCGATATTTCCCTCGCCGCCCGTATCCTCGCCGTCTTCTCCGATCTCCTTCCGGAGGAGCAGCGGGTGGATGACGCGCTGGCCGAGCTCGGCGAGATCGCCAAGTCGCCGGACGCCAACATCATCAAGCTCCCCAACATCTCCGCGTCCGTCCCCCAGCTCAAGGCCGCCATCGCCGAACTGCAGGCCGACGGCTACGCCCTGCCGAACTTCCCCGACGAGCCGACCACCGACGCCGAGAAGGACGCCCGCGCCCGCTACGACTCGGTCAAGGGCTCCGCCGTCAACCCGGTCCTGCGTGAAGGTAACTCCGACCGCCGTGCCCCGCAGGCTGTGAAGAACTTCGCCCGCAAGCACCCGCACCGCATGGGCCCCTGGACCGCGGACTCGAAGACCAACGTCGCCACCATGACCGAGGGCGATTTCCGCCACAACGAGAAGTCCGTGATCATCGACGGCGACGACACGCTGCAGATCCGCCTCGTCGCCGCCGACGGCACCGTCAGCGTCCTCAAGGAGTCCCTGCCGGTCCTCGACAAGGAGATCGTCGACGCGACCGTCATGCACGCCGCCGCCCTCGACGGCTTCCTCGCCGCCCAGGTCACCCGCGCCAAGAAGGAGGGCATCCTCTTCTCCGCGCACCTCAAGGCCACCATGATGAAGGTCTCCGACCCGGTGATCTTCGGCCACGTCGTCCGGACCTTCTTCGCCGAGGTCTTCGAGCAGTACGGGGACGTCCTGCTGCCGCTCGGCCTCAACGGGGAGAACGGTCTCGCCGCGATCCTCTCCGGCCTCGACGAGCTGGAGGACGAGACCCTCGCCGAGGACATCCGGGCAGCCTTCACCCGCGGATTCCTCAACGGCCCGGCGATCGCCATGGTCAATTCCGACCGCGGCATCACGAACCTGCACGTCCCCTCCGACGTCATCGTGGACGCCTCCATGCCCGCCATGATCCGCAGCTCGGGCCACATGTGGAACAAGGACAATGAGGAGCAGGACACCCTCGCGGTTCTCCCCGACTCCTCCTACGCCGGTGTGTACCAGGTCGTCCTCGACGACTGCCGGGCCAACGGCGCCTTCGACCCGACCACCATGGGCACCGTCCCGAACGTCGGTCTGATGGCGCAGAAGGCCGAGGAGTACGGCTCCCACGACAAGACCTTCACGATCCCCACCGCCGGCACCGTCGAGGTCGTCAACTCCGCCGGTGAGGTGCTGATGTCCCATGAGGTCGCCGCCGGTGACATCTGGCGCGCCTGCCAGGCCAAGGACATCCCGGTGCGCGACTGGGTGAAGCTGGCCGTCAACCGGGCCCGCGCGACCGGCTGGCCGACCGTGTTCTGGCTGGATCCGACCCGCGCCCACGACCGCAATGTCAGGACCAAGGTCGAGGAGTACCTCAAGGACACCGACCTTGTCGGCTCCACCGAGGGCCTGGACATCCGCATCCTCTCCCCGGAGGACGCCTGCCAGCTCTCCGTCGACCGCATCCGTGCCGGCGAGAACACCATCTCGGTGACCGGAAACGTGCTGCGTGACTACCTCACCGACCTCTTCCCGATCATGGAGCTGGGCACCAGCGCCAAGATGCTGTCCGTCGTCCCGCTGATCGCCGGTGGCGGTCTGTTCGAGACCGGTGCGGGCGGCTCCGCCCCGAAGCACGTCCAGCAGCTCATCGAGGAGGACTACCTCCGGTGGGATTCCCTGGGCGAGTTCCTGGCCCTGGCGGAGTCCCTGCGCAAGCTCGCCGAAACGGACAACAACCCGCGTACCCCGATCCTGGCGGACGCGTTGGATGCCGCGACGGAGCGCGTCCTCAACGAGGACAAGTCCCCGGCCCGCGTGGTCGGCGAGATCGACAACCGGGGAAGCCACTACTACCTGGCCACCTACTGGGCCCGGAACCTCGCCGACCAGACCGAGGATGCCGAGCTCTCCGCCATCTTCGCCCCGGTCGCCGACGCCCTCGAGTCCAACTTCGAGGCCATCAAGAAGGAGATGCGGGGCCACCAGGGCCACCCCGTCGACCTCGGCGGCTACTACCTGCCGAACGACGAGAAGACCAGCGCCGTGATGCGTCCGTCCACCACCTTCAACAGCATCATCGACGGGCTCGCCGCCCGCTAGACACCAACGCCCGTACCCCGCCCCGGCCCTGTCCCCACCGACAGGAGCCGGGGTTCCGGTGTTTCCGGGGTGCACGATAGTTCACCTCGCCACAGACGAGGGGGCAATGTCGGGGGTAGCATAAATACAGGTCAGCCTATCCTTTTTCGCAGAAGTCACTGCCCCTTAACAGGGGTAGCGACACGCGGAGGCCCCCATTGACGGGGGTATACAAACGTATGATCAGGGGTGAAGGGCCACAGGGCCCGGACGAAGACCACGGAGTGTCCAGACAGCGGGACACCACCGGGAACGACTGAGACAGAGAGACTGGTGCAGCAACCATGACCACCCCGCTCCTCGAGTTGAAGAACGTCAGCATCGCCGCCGTCGCCGACGACGGCTCCGAGAAGACCATCTGCCACGATGTGAACCTCACCCTCAACGAGGGCGAGCGCCACATCCTCCTCGGTCCGAACGGTTCCGGGAAATCCACCCTGCTGGCCGGCATCATGGGCCTGCACCCGTTCCGGATCACCGCCGGGACCGCCACACTGCGCGGTGAGGACATCACCGACCTGGAGACCGAGGAGCGGGCCCATGCCGGTATCGGCCTGGCGTTCCAGCGTCCCCCGGCGCTCGCCGGAGTCTCCGTCGAGCGCCTCGCCGCCGCCATCGGTGCGTCCGACCGTCTGGACGCCGTATCGGAGAGTCTCGGCCTCGATCATCTCGACGACCGCGACGTCAACTGCGGTTTCTCCGGCGGTGAGGCCAAGCGCTTCGAGGTCATGAAGCTGGCCCTGCAGGGGCCGCAGCTGTGCCTCTTCGATGAACCGGAGTCCGGCGTGGACCTGGAGCAGGTCGGCGTCGTCGGCCGGGCGGTCAGTGAGCTGCTCGATGCGAAGGACGCCGAAGGGCGTCACCGTTCAGCCCTGGTCATCACCCACACCGGGTTCATTCTCGACTCGCTCGACGCCACTGTCGCCCACCTCATGGTGGACGGGACCATCGTCTCCAGCGGTGAGCCGCGTGCCATGTTCGACCACATCCGCACCAACGGCTACCGCTGAGACCACACAACACCTGAATATCGCCACCTCAACATCACCACCTCTGAAAGGATCTGAGCACCATGAGCGCCCCCGCACTCCCCCTCCCCTCCGTCGGCCCCGCCGCCGCCACCCCTGATCTCCTCGCCCAGGTCGGCTGGGAAGATCCCGCGACCCGCGTCTCCACCACCGTCGTCGTCGACCACGACTACAGCGCGATGGACTCCTCCTCGGAGGACGTCATCGTCATGCCGCTGGCTGAGGCGCTCGTCACCTACCCGTGGGTGCAGGACCTCGTCTGGTCTCTCGTCGACCCGGCGGAGGACGAGATCCTCCGTCGCGCCTTCGAATCCACCCGCACCCCGCTGGGCACCTTCACCTGGGTGAAGCCGGGTGCGAAGGTCGAGATGCCGCGCCAGTCCTTCACCGTGATGACAGTTCCGCAGGAGCGTCAGTTCGTCCACGACATCACTGTCATCGGTGACGGCGCCGTGGTGGACTCGGTCTCCGGTGCCGCCGTCGCCCCCGGACTGTCCCACGGCACCCATGTGTCCGTCGGCGAGACCTTCATCGGTGACAACGTCGAGATGCGCAGCATCGATGTCGACCGCTGGGGTTCCGAGATGACCGTGCACACCTACGACCGCACCCGCATCGGCGAGAACTCGCGGATGAGTTCGGTCTCCATCGCGGTCTCCGGGCTGAAGAAGGCCCGGTCGACCTCCGTCACCGAGATTGGTGCGAACTCCGCCTGCTCCTCCCACTCCATCGTCTTCGCCCCCGAGGGCACCGACCGTGGCATGGAGGACCAGATCGTCCTCACCGGCCCCGGCGCCCAGGCCGAGGTCGTCGCCCGGATGGTCTCCGACGGCGGTCGGATCACCAATGCCTCGACCCTGACCAGCACCAGCCCGGACGTCCGCGGCTTCCTGGAGTGTGACGGCCTGCTGCTGCGTGACGGCGGCGGCATCAACTCCATCCCGTCGCTGGACGCCAAGGTCGCTCGCGCCCAACTGTCGCACGAGGCGTCCGTCGGCATGATCGACGACGAGAAGCTGGACTACCTCAAGGCTCTCGGCATGAGCGAGGACTCCGCCCGAGACCTCATCGTCCAGGGCTTCCTCAACCTGGAGGACGATCGGATCCCCGCCTCGGTCCGCGACCGGGTCGCCGAACTGGTCTCCGCCGCCCGGGGTGCTGAGAAGATGTAGTACCCGTCGCCCGACCTGAACAGCTCGGTCTACCATCGGCACCGTCTCGACCTGGGGCGTTACCGAAAAGTAGACCGAGCTGTTTGCTGTTATCCCGGAAAGTGGACTACAGTCTGTCCCCAGCGAAACCGACTCAGCTCACGAAGGGGCATCTGCATGACCACGAAATACGACAACAGCAACGTCAACAACTGGGGCTTCGCCTCCCGCGCGGTCCACGCCGGCCAGACCGTTGATTCCGATACCGGTGCCCGCAACCAGCCGATCTACCTCACTACCGCCTATGTCTTCAACTCCGCCGAGCACGCCAAGCAGCGTTTCGCACTCGAA of Corynebacterium terpenotabidum Y-11 contains these proteins:
- a CDS encoding SufD family Fe-S cluster assembly protein — encoded protein: MSAPALPLPSVGPAAATPDLLAQVGWEDPATRVSTTVVVDHDYSAMDSSSEDVIVMPLAEALVTYPWVQDLVWSLVDPAEDEILRRAFESTRTPLGTFTWVKPGAKVEMPRQSFTVMTVPQERQFVHDITVIGDGAVVDSVSGAAVAPGLSHGTHVSVGETFIGDNVEMRSIDVDRWGSEMTVHTYDRTRIGENSRMSSVSIAVSGLKKARSTSVTEIGANSACSSHSIVFAPEGTDRGMEDQIVLTGPGAQAEVVARMVSDGGRITNASTLTSTSPDVRGFLECDGLLLRDGGGINSIPSLDAKVARAQLSHEASVGMIDDEKLDYLKALGMSEDSARDLIVQGFLNLEDDRIPASVRDRVAELVSAARGAEKM
- a CDS encoding LysR family transcriptional regulator; translated protein: MYPNVPPVDQLVTLIAVDEHRSIASAARALGFSQQTVSARVASAEKTLGVKVFQRGIAGSEPTERGRTVLDAAHEYLEAAGRFSRAAAGAARPDAARSLTVAVSNTVAELYFPSWASRFHKLNPQVRLLLRPCNSTAVSEAVAEGECPLGFVEGTAVARGLDSAVVGVDDLIVVVAASHPWARRDPRVGVTVAELRRTPLIMREHGSGSREVVEDVLGTIAAPAGEFGSLSAQRAAVTGMEEPTVIAARAVARELKLGELVRVPVKDATFRRLIRAVFSRHGDLEKDAAALLDIAREGVGGGAAAPL
- a CDS encoding ABC transporter ATP-binding protein encodes the protein MTTPLLELKNVSIAAVADDGSEKTICHDVNLTLNEGERHILLGPNGSGKSTLLAGIMGLHPFRITAGTATLRGEDITDLETEERAHAGIGLAFQRPPALAGVSVERLAAAIGASDRLDAVSESLGLDHLDDRDVNCGFSGGEAKRFEVMKLALQGPQLCLFDEPESGVDLEQVGVVGRAVSELLDAKDAEGRHRSALVITHTGFILDSLDATVAHLMVDGTIVSSGEPRAMFDHIRTNGYR
- a CDS encoding exodeoxyribonuclease III gives rise to the protein MSLTVATVNVNGIRAAAKQRNDLNPGILPWLDDTPADVVLLQEVRATPEQTEATLAPALASGWNLVQAEAEAKGRAGVAVLSRHGITDVQVGFGDAAGGEEFAGAGRWIEATTAGIRVASMYLPSGAEGTAKQDEKYRFLDVLGPYLAARSGEEMVVGGDWNICHRRADLKNWRPNRKKSGFLPDERAFMDSLLGTFPDTATQVGDATDAGRTGNPAGAPGEFSGAVDYVPGAVALERVAAGAPTDPQWFDALRRLHADEAEGPYSWWTWRGKAFDTGAGWRIDYQVTTKSLFERAERAWVDKVADYDLRWSDHSPVLVEYR
- a CDS encoding NADP-dependent isocitrate dehydrogenase, with translation MAKIIYTRTDEAPLLATYSLLPVIQAFAGTAGVEVETRDISLAARILAVFSDLLPEEQRVDDALAELGEIAKSPDANIIKLPNISASVPQLKAAIAELQADGYALPNFPDEPTTDAEKDARARYDSVKGSAVNPVLREGNSDRRAPQAVKNFARKHPHRMGPWTADSKTNVATMTEGDFRHNEKSVIIDGDDTLQIRLVAADGTVSVLKESLPVLDKEIVDATVMHAAALDGFLAAQVTRAKKEGILFSAHLKATMMKVSDPVIFGHVVRTFFAEVFEQYGDVLLPLGLNGENGLAAILSGLDELEDETLAEDIRAAFTRGFLNGPAIAMVNSDRGITNLHVPSDVIVDASMPAMIRSSGHMWNKDNEEQDTLAVLPDSSYAGVYQVVLDDCRANGAFDPTTMGTVPNVGLMAQKAEEYGSHDKTFTIPTAGTVEVVNSAGEVLMSHEVAAGDIWRACQAKDIPVRDWVKLAVNRARATGWPTVFWLDPTRAHDRNVRTKVEEYLKDTDLVGSTEGLDIRILSPEDACQLSVDRIRAGENTISVTGNVLRDYLTDLFPIMELGTSAKMLSVVPLIAGGGLFETGAGGSAPKHVQQLIEEDYLRWDSLGEFLALAESLRKLAETDNNPRTPILADALDAATERVLNEDKSPARVVGEIDNRGSHYYLATYWARNLADQTEDAELSAIFAPVADALESNFEAIKKEMRGHQGHPVDLGGYYLPNDEKTSAVMRPSTTFNSIIDGLAAR
- a CDS encoding MFS transporter, whose translation is MLATLEQLSTHVPHPHRTPLPRQTEMGRRRRPVAMLALALGGFGIGTTEFVSMGLLSYIVDDFGISEAQAGHVVTAYAMGVVVGAPLITTLTGRIPRRRLIIILMAAFTLGNALSMFAHSYGMLMLARFIAGFPHGAFFAVANLIAASMAEPGKRGQAIARISLGLATATVIGVPAAQWIGSVLGWSVAYGVVALIGLLCLAGLWMSMPHMTLMPVTRPSTEAGALVNPQVWLTLAAGAIGFGGMFCVYTYITWTMTERAGYPEGMMWFVLMVYGIGMVIGNTIGGRLADWNIPRSIVGAFLMMAVMLVAFYAVSTIAPLAILLFGLVSVGGGILVIVMQTRFMDVAGKAQNLAAAMNQSAFNIANASGAAIGGAVISAGYSYSAPALAGAGLALTGLMIFIPAHLLSRRQQATR